A segment of the Conexibacter woesei Iso977N genome:
CTGCGCGGCGAGCTGAAGGCGGCCGCGAGCGACGGTGTTCCGGTTCCCTCCTACAACGACATGATCGTCCGGGCGTGCGCGCTGGCGCTGCGCACGCACCCGGCGGTCAACGGCAGCTTCGACGCCGAGGGCGGCACGTTCCAGCTCTGGGAGCACGTCAACGTCGGCATCGCCGTCGAGGCGGGCGACCGGCTGCTCGTCCCGACGGTCCGCGACGCGGACGCGAAGTCCCTGGCGGAGATCGCGCAGGAGACCCGAGCGCTCGCGGAGTCTGTCCGCGACAAGTCGATCCTCCCGGAGGCGCTGGCCGACGGGACGTTCACGGTCTCCAACCTCGGGATGTTCGGCGTGCGCCACTTCGAGGCGGTGCTCAACCCGCCGCAGGCGGCGATCCTCGCCGTCGGGGCGGTCCGGGCGGTCGCGGTCCCGCGCGACGGCGCGATCGTCGCGGCGCAGCAGATGACGCTGACGCTGACCAGCGACCACCGGATCATCTACGGGGCCGACGCCGCGCGCTTCCTGGCCGACGTGCGCGACCGGCTGCAGGACCCGCAGGGCCTGCTGGGCTGACGCGCCGTGTCAGCCCAGGTCGGTGCTGAACATCGACGTCGTGACGTCGAACTGCTTGGCCAGGAGCGCGGTCGCCCTCCTGGCGTCGTGCTTGGCGATCGCGGCGACCAGCGGCCTGTGCGCGGCGACGATCCGGTCGAAGTTCTGCTCCGGGTCGCGCTCGGTCAGGCGGCGGTTGCCGATCGTGATGACCGTGTGGATCACGGGCGCGAGCGCGAGCCACGCCTGGGTCAGGAAGCGGCTGCCCGACAGCTCCAGCAGGCGCAGGTGGAACTCGATGTCGAGGTCGACGAGGCGTTGCGTCGAGGCGCCCTCCTCCTCGAAGGCGGCGAACGCCTCCTGGATCGGCGCGACGTCGGCCCTGCGCTCGCAGCCGCGGCGGATCGCCGCGGCCTCCAGCTCGAAGCGCACACCGGTCAGGTCCTCCAGGTCCTCGGGGCCGAAGCCGACGACGACCGTGCGCCCGTTGGGCTGGGTGCGGACGAGGCCCTCGCCCTCGAGCGCGTGCAGCGCGTTGCGGACCGGCCCGCGG
Coding sequences within it:
- a CDS encoding 2-oxo acid dehydrogenase subunit E2 codes for the protein MSDMMVNAATAQKLTRTQKLVARRMAEAKREVPEFTAAIDVEMDTAAALRGELKAAASDGVPVPSYNDMIVRACALALRTHPAVNGSFDAEGGTFQLWEHVNVGIAVEAGDRLLVPTVRDADAKSLAEIAQETRALAESVRDKSILPEALADGTFTVSNLGMFGVRHFEAVLNPPQAAILAVGAVRAVAVPRDGAIVAAQQMTLTLTSDHRIIYGADAARFLADVRDRLQDPQGLLG
- a CDS encoding GntR family transcriptional regulator, producing MTGLNLGRGAGGSPVLAPGQHAVKLERSVYSGRVTSILREAIIEGELGAGDPLVEARLAEQLSVSRGPVRNALHALEGEGLVRTQPNGRTVVVGFGPEDLEDLTGVRFELEAAAIRRGCERRADVAPIQEAFAAFEEEGASTQRLVDLDIEFHLRLLELSGSRFLTQAWLALAPVIHTVITIGNRRLTERDPEQNFDRIVAAHRPLVAAIAKHDARRATALLAKQFDVTTSMFSTDLG